In the genome of Pseudarthrobacter sp. IC2-21, one region contains:
- a CDS encoding pantoate--beta-alanine ligase, with protein sequence MATQVVRTAAELREASARLLTGKEGRSQALVPTMGALHGGHARLARTAVEQNDVVVASIFVNPLQFGDAVDLDRYPRTLEADVALLEAQGVDLVFAPSVEDVYPGGEPLVRITAGTLGEKWEGASRPGHFDGALTVVAKLLHYGAPAAGLPSAGAFVSGSTAGLPTYRAYFGQKDAQQVALVRRMVADLNFPVDIVTVPTVRADDGLALSSRNRFLSDQEREAALVLSRALRLLEERANAQEPLDLDSAQAMVASQPLVELDYFDVVDPRTLEPLAENCRKVPFRGEGLALIAAKVGPVRLIDNVPLSS encoded by the coding sequence GTGGCTACCCAAGTGGTACGGACGGCGGCGGAACTGCGCGAGGCCAGTGCCCGCCTCTTGACAGGGAAGGAAGGCCGCTCCCAGGCCCTGGTGCCAACCATGGGCGCACTGCACGGGGGGCACGCCCGGCTGGCACGGACCGCCGTCGAACAGAACGACGTTGTGGTGGCCTCCATCTTTGTGAATCCGCTGCAGTTCGGCGATGCCGTGGATCTTGACCGGTACCCGCGGACGCTCGAAGCCGACGTTGCGCTGCTTGAGGCACAGGGCGTGGACCTGGTGTTTGCGCCCTCGGTGGAGGATGTTTACCCGGGCGGGGAACCCCTGGTGCGCATCACCGCCGGTACCCTGGGGGAAAAATGGGAAGGCGCCTCGCGGCCCGGGCATTTCGACGGGGCCCTCACCGTCGTGGCGAAGCTGCTGCACTACGGCGCTCCGGCTGCAGGCCTCCCGTCCGCCGGGGCCTTCGTCTCCGGCAGCACCGCCGGCCTGCCCACCTACCGGGCCTACTTCGGGCAGAAAGATGCCCAGCAGGTGGCACTCGTGCGGCGGATGGTGGCCGACCTCAACTTTCCCGTGGACATCGTGACGGTACCCACCGTCCGTGCCGACGACGGCCTTGCCCTCTCCAGCCGCAACCGCTTCCTGTCCGACCAGGAGCGGGAAGCCGCGTTGGTGCTCTCGCGGGCCCTGCGGCTTCTTGAGGAGCGCGCCAATGCCCAGGAGCCGCTGGACCTCGACTCGGCCCAGGCCATGGTGGCCTCCCAGCCATTGGTGGAACTTGACTACTTCGACGTGGTGGATCCGCGGACCCTTGAACCACTCGCCGAAAACTGCCGGAAGGTTCCCTTCCGGGGTGAGGGACTGGCTCTCATCGCAGCAAAAGTGGGCCCGGTCCGGCTGATCGACAATGTGCCGTTGAGTTCCTGA
- a CDS encoding GAF and ANTAR domain-containing protein has protein sequence MDSGPDAAGEADLCAPYLAQLPITGVAVSLFGGTAAATLVAASDEMAARLDELQFNLGEGPRWRAMQTRLPVLLGDAQTTVDGEWPMFHRAIEGTPAAALFVFPLTVGALDLGVVELYHTVRGNLSRSAESAAAALAGQTSWYLLRKVLSVNSAEGDPALEPGLMSRREIHQATGMVLAQSGATAAESLLLLRAYAFANDVTLKAAADAVLAGRLSFDPASDGEPGPALQ, from the coding sequence ATGGACAGTGGGCCCGACGCAGCGGGTGAAGCGGACCTCTGTGCTCCCTATCTCGCACAGTTGCCCATCACGGGCGTCGCCGTATCGCTCTTCGGCGGGACTGCCGCCGCCACGCTGGTCGCAGCCAGCGATGAAATGGCTGCGCGGCTGGACGAGTTGCAGTTCAACCTGGGGGAAGGTCCGCGATGGCGGGCGATGCAGACCCGGCTCCCGGTGCTCCTTGGTGATGCGCAGACCACCGTGGACGGCGAGTGGCCCATGTTCCACCGCGCCATCGAGGGCACGCCAGCGGCGGCGTTATTTGTCTTCCCGCTGACCGTGGGTGCCCTGGACCTTGGCGTCGTGGAGCTGTATCACACGGTGCGTGGAAACTTGAGCCGTTCCGCGGAGTCCGCAGCCGCAGCGTTGGCCGGCCAAACGTCCTGGTATCTGCTGCGCAAGGTCCTCAGCGTCAATTCCGCTGAGGGTGATCCCGCTCTGGAGCCGGGGCTGATGTCGCGCCGGGAAATCCATCAGGCCACCGGGATGGTCCTCGCGCAGTCCGGCGCTACGGCGGCAGAATCCTTGCTCCTGTTGCGTGCCTACGCGTTCGCCAACGACGTCACCCTGAAGGCCGCGGCCGATGCTGTCCTTGCGGGCCGGCTTAGTTTCGACCCCGCGTCAGATGGGGAGCCGGGCCCGGCGCTGCAGTAA
- a CDS encoding GAF and ANTAR domain-containing protein — MVTSTRAERVSLAFVKLTDTLVADYDVLDLLHTLVEEAVGLLDVSAAGLVLADPTGELQVVASTSEESRLVEVLQLQAGAGPCVDAYRSGVPVVVADVSALTRWPDFRAAALSQGFRSVHAVPMRVQGRAIGAMGLFRSTAGPLTAEDTAIGQALADVATISLMQERTIREAALVNEQLQRALNTRVLIEQAKGVIAHTAGVDMDAAFNRLRNYARANNQSLQVTAGSIVDRSLTL; from the coding sequence ATGGTAACGAGTACCCGTGCGGAGCGCGTCAGCCTGGCTTTCGTGAAGCTGACGGACACGCTGGTGGCGGACTATGACGTCCTTGATCTCCTGCACACTCTGGTGGAGGAGGCCGTGGGGCTGCTTGATGTCTCGGCCGCCGGGTTGGTGCTGGCCGATCCCACGGGAGAACTCCAAGTGGTGGCTTCCACCAGCGAGGAGAGCCGGCTCGTAGAGGTGTTGCAGCTTCAGGCCGGGGCCGGTCCGTGCGTCGACGCATACCGATCCGGGGTTCCGGTGGTTGTGGCCGATGTAAGCGCCCTGACACGGTGGCCCGACTTCCGTGCGGCCGCGCTCTCTCAGGGCTTCCGCTCCGTGCACGCAGTGCCCATGCGGGTCCAGGGCCGCGCCATCGGCGCCATGGGACTCTTCCGTTCCACCGCGGGGCCCCTGACGGCAGAGGACACCGCGATTGGACAGGCCCTTGCGGATGTCGCCACGATCAGCCTGATGCAGGAGCGCACCATCAGGGAAGCGGCGCTTGTCAACGAGCAGCTTCAGCGGGCTTTGAACACCCGGGTGCTGATCGAGCAGGCCAAGGGAGTTATCGCCCACACAGCGGGTGTGGACATGGACGCGGCGTTCAACCGGCTGCGCAACTACGCGCGAGCCAACAACCAGAGCCTTCAGGTGACAGCCGGCAGCATCGTGGACCGCAGCCTGACGCTGTAA
- a CDS encoding helix-turn-helix domain-containing protein: protein MISDGEATLPPAESIAAAAIRPADSRERILAVAYQLFSRRGVRDVGVNELIERSGVAKATFYRHFPSKDSLVLAFLELRDQLWTVDAIVGQAKQRASKPTGQLLAIFDVFGEWFRRDDFEACSFINILLEMGPSHPLGLASIDYLARIRGHVQVLAEQAGLDRPEDFARSWHILMKGSIVSASEGDTQAASRAQEMAGWLIQHHSR from the coding sequence ATGATTTCCGATGGAGAAGCCACCCTGCCGCCGGCGGAAAGTATTGCAGCGGCGGCCATCCGTCCTGCCGATTCCCGGGAGCGGATCCTCGCGGTGGCGTACCAGCTGTTCTCCCGCCGGGGAGTGCGGGACGTCGGGGTCAACGAACTGATCGAACGTTCCGGGGTGGCCAAGGCAACGTTCTACCGGCACTTTCCCTCCAAGGATTCCCTCGTATTGGCATTCCTGGAGCTGCGGGACCAGCTCTGGACCGTGGACGCGATCGTTGGTCAGGCGAAGCAGCGGGCCAGCAAGCCCACCGGGCAACTGCTGGCCATCTTCGACGTCTTCGGCGAATGGTTCCGCCGGGACGATTTTGAAGCCTGCTCGTTCATCAACATCCTGCTGGAGATGGGTCCGTCGCATCCGCTGGGCCTGGCGAGCATCGATTATCTCGCCCGGATCAGGGGCCACGTGCAGGTGCTTGCGGAGCAGGCAGGCCTTGATCGTCCGGAGGATTTTGCCAGGTCGTGGCACATCCTGATGAAGGGGTCCATTGTCTCTGCCTCGGAAGGCGATACGCAGGCTGCCAGCCGGGCCCAGGAGATGGCCGGCTGGTTGATCCAGCACCACAGCCGCTGA
- a CDS encoding type 1 glutamine amidotransferase domain-containing protein — protein sequence MSEHNITGKKVAFLLTDGVEQVELTSPWQAVKDAGGVPTLVAPGSGRLQGYNGTDKGDTFDIDLTVADANASDFDALVLPGGVVNADHLRVDKDAQNFTRSFFEQHKPVASICHGPWLLIDAGVIRGRNVTSYHTLQTDLKNAGANWSDEEVVVDQGLVTSRNPDDLPAFNSKLVEEISEGQHAGQTA from the coding sequence ATGTCAGAACACAACATCACGGGCAAGAAGGTCGCTTTCCTGCTGACGGACGGAGTGGAGCAGGTGGAGCTCACCAGCCCCTGGCAGGCAGTCAAGGACGCCGGCGGCGTGCCGACGCTGGTGGCTCCCGGCAGCGGCCGGCTGCAGGGCTACAACGGGACGGACAAGGGCGATACCTTCGACATCGACCTCACTGTGGCGGATGCCAACGCTTCGGACTTTGACGCCTTGGTTCTTCCGGGCGGGGTAGTGAATGCCGACCATCTCCGCGTGGACAAGGACGCGCAGAATTTCACGCGCAGCTTCTTTGAACAGCACAAGCCCGTGGCCTCGATCTGCCACGGCCCCTGGCTCCTGATCGATGCCGGCGTGATCCGCGGCCGTAACGTCACCTCGTACCACACGCTCCAGACGGACCTGAAGAACGCGGGCGCCAACTGGAGTGACGAGGAAGTGGTGGTGGACCAGGGCCTGGTCACCAGCCGCAACCCGGACGACCTTCCCGCCTTCAACAGCAAACTGGTGGAGGAAATCTCGGAAGGTCAGCACGCCGGCCAGACTGCCTAA
- a CDS encoding transferase: protein MTRQVESFEDDSGAVVYYHRHQNGGGFVGRGAVVADSVRLGPMTYVEPHARIGACTRVGHGSWIDRQVQVGERTIIGDAVRVGNGAIIGNRVHIGSHSRIGAGAVIGHGARLAADSRVPDGGRVAAQPRRRTDVAATKRPSVRKQPKKLAA from the coding sequence ATGACCAGGCAGGTTGAATCGTTTGAGGACGATTCCGGTGCAGTGGTGTACTACCACCGGCACCAGAATGGCGGTGGCTTCGTTGGCCGCGGCGCTGTTGTGGCCGACTCCGTCCGTCTGGGGCCCATGACGTATGTGGAGCCGCATGCGCGGATCGGGGCATGCACCCGGGTAGGGCACGGCAGTTGGATCGACCGCCAGGTGCAGGTGGGGGAGCGGACCATTATCGGCGACGCCGTGCGCGTGGGCAACGGAGCAATCATCGGGAACCGCGTGCACATCGGCAGCCACTCACGCATCGGCGCAGGTGCCGTCATTGGGCACGGCGCCCGGCTCGCTGCCGACAGCAGGGTGCCCGACGGCGGCCGCGTCGCCGCCCAGCCGCGGCGCCGGACCGACGTGGCGGCAACCAAGCGTCCGAGCGTTCGCAAACAACCGAAGAAGCTGGCCGCCTGA
- a CDS encoding glycerate kinase gives MNNTTAPKNVRTLIAPDKFKGSLTAGEVADALAAGLRSATGAGTVHCEILPLADGGDGSVDAAVASGFTRRSYTVAGPTGQPVQASIAYDGVTAVVEVANTCGLGLLPGGRPEAMAASSRGFGEAVLFALSLNPATIVLALGGSASTDGGMGMLTALGFTFRDADGRQLNGSGSSLARIHSVDRAAFPELAGTNLIIASDVYNPLLGPQGAPAVFGPQKGAGPAEILALEQGLTHFVTQLTEAGFPGAGFPGARESGPATLARHEGSGSAGGIGFACLLLGAQQVSGADFFLDLLDFNSRKESCDVVITGEGSLDEQTLAGKLPAAVARRSGARPIIAVAGRSLLPRERWSDLALTGVYTLAQYTDQDSSKDPELSAALLRQIGRDIGANLL, from the coding sequence ATGAACAACACCACCGCCCCAAAAAACGTCCGCACCCTCATCGCACCCGACAAGTTCAAAGGCAGCCTCACCGCCGGCGAAGTGGCGGACGCCCTGGCCGCAGGACTCCGGTCAGCAACCGGCGCCGGGACGGTCCACTGCGAAATCCTTCCGCTCGCGGACGGAGGTGACGGCAGCGTGGACGCCGCCGTCGCCTCCGGCTTCACCCGGCGGAGCTACACAGTGGCCGGACCCACCGGCCAGCCGGTCCAGGCGAGCATCGCGTACGACGGCGTCACGGCAGTTGTGGAGGTGGCGAACACCTGCGGCCTGGGTCTCCTGCCCGGCGGACGGCCCGAAGCCATGGCCGCTTCCAGCCGCGGATTCGGCGAAGCGGTCCTGTTCGCCTTAAGCCTGAACCCGGCCACCATAGTGTTGGCGCTCGGCGGCAGTGCCAGCACCGACGGCGGCATGGGGATGCTTACCGCCCTCGGATTCACTTTTCGGGACGCCGATGGACGGCAGCTGAACGGCTCCGGCAGTTCCCTGGCCCGGATCCACTCCGTGGACCGGGCAGCCTTCCCTGAACTCGCCGGCACCAACCTGATCATCGCCAGCGACGTATACAACCCGCTCCTCGGCCCCCAGGGCGCACCGGCCGTTTTTGGGCCGCAAAAGGGAGCCGGACCCGCTGAGATCCTGGCACTCGAGCAAGGTCTCACGCATTTTGTCACGCAGCTGACCGAGGCCGGATTCCCGGGCGCCGGGTTCCCGGGCGCACGGGAATCCGGCCCCGCGACGCTGGCCCGGCATGAGGGCTCAGGCAGCGCCGGCGGCATCGGCTTCGCCTGCCTGCTGCTCGGGGCCCAACAGGTCTCGGGGGCAGACTTCTTCCTGGACCTGCTGGACTTCAACAGCCGTAAGGAGAGCTGCGACGTGGTGATCACCGGCGAGGGAAGCCTTGACGAACAGACCCTGGCCGGAAAGCTGCCGGCCGCCGTCGCCCGCCGGTCCGGAGCCCGGCCGATCATCGCCGTCGCCGGACGCTCCCTGCTCCCGCGCGAGCGCTGGTCCGACCTGGCGCTCACCGGCGTTTACACGCTCGCCCAGTACACGGACCAGGATTCTTCCAAGGATCCCGAACTGTCTGCGGCCCTGCTCCGGCAGATCGGCCGGGACATCGGCGCCAACCTGCTCTAG
- the dctA gene encoding C4-dicarboxylate transporter DctA: MDYSTTTGPAAAAPAPKTRWYRQLYFWVLTAIVIGILVGWLAPTAGIAMEPIGTTFVNSMKMLIGPIVFLTIVGGIASVADLKKVGMTGLKALTYFQVGTIFALIFGLVAINIFRLGEGMNVDASTIKTSDSAAKLIDAGQHQEWWQFLTHIIPNSVVGPFVEGDILQIIFIAVVFGIALNAIGKVGAPVLDGVQRLTGVMFKILGFIMKAAPLGAFGAMAFAVGKYGVSSLTSMGGLIALFYVTSILFVVVVLGSVMAFLKLNIFTMIRHLKEEYMLILGTSTAEPALPGLMRKLEHAGVKKETVGLVVPTGYSFNLDGAAIYLSLAALYIAQATNTHLSIGQQLGLLAVMLLTSKGAAGVAGGGFIALTATLTTLGTIPAAGIMLIFGIDKFMSECRALVNFTGNAVATLFIAWWDRTLDADRARRVFAGEYVEPMPAVTEGPAPAAPSAVEPSTAHDRRPAYSESV; this comes from the coding sequence ATGGATTACAGCACCACCACGGGCCCGGCTGCAGCAGCGCCGGCCCCCAAGACACGTTGGTACCGGCAGCTCTACTTCTGGGTACTGACCGCCATTGTTATCGGCATTCTGGTCGGCTGGCTCGCACCCACCGCCGGCATTGCCATGGAACCCATCGGCACCACCTTCGTGAACTCCATGAAGATGCTCATCGGGCCCATCGTGTTCCTGACCATCGTGGGCGGCATCGCCAGCGTCGCCGACCTGAAGAAAGTCGGCATGACGGGCCTGAAAGCCCTGACCTATTTCCAGGTGGGCACCATCTTTGCCCTGATTTTCGGCCTGGTGGCCATCAACATCTTCCGCCTTGGCGAGGGCATGAACGTGGACGCCAGCACCATTAAGACCTCGGATTCCGCCGCCAAGCTGATCGACGCCGGCCAGCACCAGGAGTGGTGGCAGTTCCTCACCCACATCATTCCCAACAGCGTTGTGGGGCCGTTCGTCGAGGGTGACATCCTTCAGATCATCTTCATCGCCGTCGTCTTCGGCATCGCCCTGAACGCCATCGGCAAGGTGGGCGCCCCCGTCCTGGACGGCGTGCAGCGACTCACCGGGGTGATGTTCAAGATCCTGGGCTTCATCATGAAGGCAGCCCCGCTGGGAGCCTTCGGCGCCATGGCCTTCGCGGTGGGCAAGTACGGGGTGTCCTCCCTCACCAGCATGGGCGGGCTGATCGCGCTCTTCTACGTCACCTCAATCCTCTTTGTGGTGGTGGTCCTCGGTTCCGTGATGGCCTTCCTCAAGCTGAACATCTTCACCATGATCCGCCACCTCAAAGAGGAGTACATGCTCATCCTGGGCACCTCCACCGCCGAGCCCGCCCTGCCCGGGCTGATGCGCAAGCTCGAGCACGCCGGCGTCAAAAAAGAAACAGTGGGCCTGGTGGTTCCCACCGGCTACAGCTTCAACCTCGACGGCGCCGCGATCTACCTCTCCCTGGCCGCCCTTTACATCGCGCAGGCCACCAACACGCACCTGAGCATCGGACAGCAGCTCGGCCTGCTCGCGGTCATGCTGCTGACTTCGAAGGGCGCGGCGGGAGTGGCGGGCGGCGGTTTCATCGCCCTGACCGCTACCCTGACGACGCTCGGTACCATCCCCGCGGCCGGCATCATGCTCATTTTCGGCATCGACAAGTTCATGTCCGAGTGCCGGGCGCTGGTGAACTTCACCGGCAACGCGGTGGCCACCCTCTTCATCGCCTGGTGGGACCGCACCCTGGACGCTGATCGGGCCCGCCGGGTCTTTGCCGGAGAATACGTGGAGCCCATGCCGGCAGTGACTGAAGGTCCGGCACCCGCGGCACCCTCCGCCGTCGAGCCTTCCACCGCCCATGATCGCCGCCCGGCCTACTCGGAATCCGTCTGA
- a CDS encoding tartrate dehydrogenase — protein sequence MSATQKFSIASIPADGVGKEVVSAGRRVLEALAENSNGKFAFDWTEFPWGCDYYRKTGQMMDPKGLEALKDFDAIYFGAVGWENVPDHISLWGLRLNITQNFDQWANIRPVKFLPGIQSPLRKADNTELDWVVVRENSEGEYAGLGGRNLSGRGPGNEVALQTALFTEKGCERIMRFAFDLARTRTVKKVSSVTKSNAQQYGMVLWDEVFNRVALDYPDVQTESVLVDAMSAKFILKPEELSVVVASNLNADILSDLGSALAGSLGLAASANLNPERRFPSMFEPVHGSAPDIAGQGISNPIGAIASAALMLDHFGLHGEARRVEAAIEAATGSGHLTRDVGGDARTDDVTEAIIKALTLAPAAV from the coding sequence ATGAGCGCCACCCAGAAATTCAGCATTGCATCGATCCCTGCGGACGGTGTGGGCAAGGAAGTTGTTTCGGCCGGCCGCCGCGTCCTTGAGGCCCTTGCAGAGAACTCCAACGGCAAGTTCGCTTTCGACTGGACCGAGTTCCCCTGGGGCTGCGACTACTACCGGAAGACCGGCCAGATGATGGACCCCAAGGGCCTGGAAGCACTCAAGGACTTCGACGCAATCTACTTCGGCGCCGTCGGCTGGGAAAACGTCCCGGACCACATCAGCCTCTGGGGCCTGCGACTGAACATCACGCAGAACTTCGACCAGTGGGCCAACATCCGCCCCGTGAAGTTCCTGCCCGGCATCCAGTCCCCGCTGCGCAAGGCCGACAACACCGAGCTTGACTGGGTTGTGGTCCGCGAAAACAGCGAAGGCGAATACGCCGGCCTGGGCGGCCGCAACCTCAGCGGCCGCGGCCCCGGCAACGAGGTGGCACTGCAGACCGCGCTGTTCACCGAGAAAGGCTGCGAGCGCATCATGCGCTTCGCCTTCGATCTCGCCCGGACCCGCACGGTCAAAAAGGTTTCGTCGGTCACCAAGTCCAACGCCCAGCAGTACGGCATGGTCCTCTGGGACGAAGTCTTCAATCGCGTGGCACTGGATTACCCGGACGTGCAGACCGAAAGTGTCCTGGTGGATGCCATGAGCGCCAAGTTCATCCTCAAGCCCGAAGAGCTCTCCGTGGTGGTCGCATCAAACCTGAACGCGGACATCCTCTCCGACCTCGGTTCCGCCCTGGCCGGCAGCCTGGGCCTGGCGGCGAGCGCCAACCTGAACCCCGAACGCCGCTTCCCGTCCATGTTCGAACCAGTCCACGGCTCCGCTCCGGACATCGCCGGCCAGGGCATCAGCAACCCGATCGGCGCCATCGCCAGCGCCGCGCTCATGCTGGACCACTTCGGCCTGCACGGGGAGGCCCGCCGGGTGGAGGCCGCCATCGAGGCAGCCACCGGCTCCGGCCACCTGACCCGCGACGTCGGCGGCGACGCCCGGACGGACGACGTCACCGAGGCCATCATCAAGGCACTTACTCTCGCACCCGCCGCGGTCTAA
- a CDS encoding LysR family transcriptional regulator encodes MDTRKLKYFLAVVDHDGFNRAAEHLLIAQPSLSQTIASLEKELGVPLFHRIGRRAVLSDAGKELVGPARLVMRDLDAAQSAVQALRGVRSGKLDIITMPSPGIEPLTSMIAGFTRVHPSVRLNVSAAFTPEEVIESVRSGSTEIGLAGSPMPIRVPGVNVLDLERQPLILIVNPQADTFRPGPAIQREDLGGHRLIASQRGSLMRWLVDDALAHGVQVEIVVEVAHRTSILPLVLAGVGHAVMPSSWAPTAHKAGLRTLLIEPVSHLDVAILSRKDGLTPAAQAFLKVAAEHVD; translated from the coding sequence GTGGACACCCGGAAACTGAAGTATTTCCTGGCCGTTGTTGACCATGACGGATTCAACCGGGCTGCGGAGCACCTGCTGATCGCCCAGCCGTCGCTGTCCCAGACCATCGCCAGCCTGGAAAAGGAACTGGGCGTACCGCTCTTTCACCGGATCGGCCGCCGAGCTGTGCTCAGTGACGCCGGCAAGGAACTGGTGGGGCCGGCCCGCTTGGTCATGCGGGACCTGGACGCCGCACAGTCAGCCGTCCAAGCCCTGCGTGGCGTCCGCAGCGGAAAGCTCGACATCATCACCATGCCGTCCCCCGGCATCGAACCGCTGACGTCCATGATCGCCGGCTTTACCCGGGTTCACCCGTCCGTACGGCTCAACGTCAGCGCTGCCTTCACCCCGGAAGAAGTAATCGAATCGGTCCGGAGCGGAAGCACGGAAATTGGCCTGGCGGGATCCCCCATGCCCATCAGGGTGCCGGGCGTCAACGTCCTGGACCTGGAGCGCCAGCCACTGATCCTGATCGTTAACCCGCAGGCGGACACCTTCCGCCCGGGGCCGGCCATCCAGCGCGAAGACCTGGGCGGTCACCGCCTGATTGCCAGCCAGCGCGGATCGCTGATGCGGTGGCTGGTCGACGACGCCCTGGCGCACGGGGTCCAGGTAGAGATCGTCGTCGAAGTGGCACACCGGACCTCCATCCTGCCGCTGGTGCTGGCTGGCGTCGGACACGCGGTGATGCCCTCGTCCTGGGCGCCCACCGCCCACAAAGCCGGGCTCCGTACGCTGCTGATCGAACCGGTGTCCCATCTGGACGTGGCCATCCTGAGCCGGAAGGACGGCCTGACCCCCGCGGCGCAGGCCTTCCTGAAAGTGGCCGCCGAGCACGTGGACTAG
- a CDS encoding DHA2 family efflux MFS transporter permease subunit — protein sequence MSTEVSSNASGQPGPPGQSGQTGEPAQASASKSAAPEKLSRESVTIIATLLVATFVVILNETIMNVALQRLMVDLGVDAPTVQWLSTGFMLTMAVVIPTTGFILQSLSTRAVFMLAMGLFAAGTALAAVAPGFEILLLARIIQAGGTAIMLPLLMTTILTLVPLGRRGAVMGNVSIAISVAPAMGPTVSGLILEHFTWRFMFVFVLPVALAALAIGAKYLTNVGETEKTKLDFLSVLLTVPAFGGLVYGLSQIGGGQSGPGAVAIAALAIGVASLAVFVLRQLRLQKADAPLLDLRAFNFRMFTVSVLLMVVAMMALFGTVILLPLYLQEVRGLGSLETGLVLLPGGLAMGLLGPFIGRLFDKVGPLPLTVTGSVLMVVTLWQFSMLDAGTEVWWIVTLHVVLSFGLALLFTPAFTTGLNPLPPHLYSHGSAIMSTSQQVAGAAGTALLVSIFAVVSASSGLVAGMSAAFLTATVIAFAAVVLSAMMRKTEGAAPGHAAH from the coding sequence ATGTCTACAGAAGTCTCTTCGAACGCCTCCGGTCAGCCGGGCCCGCCCGGGCAGTCCGGCCAAACCGGCGAGCCCGCACAGGCCTCGGCGTCGAAGTCCGCCGCGCCGGAGAAGCTGTCCCGGGAGTCGGTGACCATCATTGCCACCCTGCTCGTGGCGACCTTCGTGGTGATCCTGAACGAGACCATCATGAACGTTGCGCTGCAGCGGCTGATGGTGGACCTCGGAGTGGACGCGCCCACCGTGCAGTGGCTCTCCACCGGCTTTATGCTCACCATGGCCGTCGTCATCCCCACCACCGGGTTCATCCTGCAGAGCCTGTCCACCCGTGCCGTCTTTATGCTGGCCATGGGCCTCTTCGCCGCGGGCACTGCGCTCGCTGCCGTGGCACCAGGCTTTGAAATCCTGCTTCTGGCGCGCATCATCCAGGCCGGCGGCACCGCCATCATGCTGCCGTTGCTGATGACCACCATCCTTACGCTTGTCCCGCTGGGCAGGCGGGGCGCAGTGATGGGTAACGTCAGCATCGCGATCTCCGTGGCACCGGCCATGGGCCCCACCGTCTCCGGGCTGATCCTGGAGCACTTCACGTGGCGCTTTATGTTTGTCTTTGTCCTTCCGGTCGCACTGGCTGCCTTGGCCATCGGGGCGAAGTACCTGACGAACGTGGGCGAGACCGAAAAGACCAAGCTCGACTTCCTCTCGGTACTTCTGACGGTCCCCGCTTTCGGCGGACTCGTGTACGGCCTGAGCCAGATCGGCGGCGGCCAGAGCGGCCCCGGCGCAGTGGCCATCGCGGCGCTGGCCATCGGCGTGGCCAGCCTGGCGGTCTTTGTGCTCCGCCAACTCAGACTGCAGAAGGCGGATGCTCCGCTGCTGGACCTCAGGGCCTTCAACTTCCGCATGTTCACGGTGTCGGTGCTGCTCATGGTGGTGGCCATGATGGCATTGTTCGGGACTGTCATCCTGCTGCCGCTGTACCTGCAGGAAGTCCGCGGCCTGGGTTCGCTGGAGACGGGCCTCGTGCTGCTCCCGGGCGGCCTGGCGATGGGCCTGCTGGGCCCGTTCATCGGGCGGCTGTTCGACAAAGTGGGCCCGCTGCCGCTGACCGTGACTGGCTCGGTCCTGATGGTGGTTACCCTCTGGCAGTTCTCCATGCTCGACGCCGGCACTGAGGTGTGGTGGATCGTGACCCTGCACGTCGTCCTGAGCTTCGGCCTCGCGTTGCTGTTCACACCGGCGTTCACCACCGGCCTGAATCCGCTCCCGCCGCATCTCTACTCCCACGGGTCCGCCATCATGAGCACCTCGCAGCAGGTTGCCGGCGCCGCCGGTACGGCGCTGCTGGTGTCCATCTTTGCGGTGGTGTCGGCGTCCTCCGGGCTGGTGGCGGGCATGAGTGCCGCCTTCCTGACGGCGACTGTCATAGCCTTTGCCGCCGTCGTGCTTTCCGCGATGATGCGCAAAACGGAAGGTGCCGCGCCGGGTCACGCCGCCCACTGA